A single Populus alba chromosome 7, ASM523922v2, whole genome shotgun sequence DNA region contains:
- the LOC118029103 gene encoding cysteine protease ATG4 isoform X2 — MKVFRDRGAVSPSKTTTTDTPKSSFISDSSEPGSTDTKFSKPSLWSSFFASAFSVFDIYRDSSSTSHNEAPHIRHRNGWTSSVKKIVTSGTMRRIQERVLGTSKTGISNTTSDIWLLGACYKISQDDSSGNADATNALAAFHRDFSSRILITYRKGFDMIEDSKLTSDVNWGCMLRSSQMLVAQALLFHRLGRSWRKPLDKPLDRDYVEILHLFGDSEASAFSIHNLLQAGKAYGLAAGSWVGPYAMCRSWESLARSKREETNLEYQTLPMAVYVVSGCEDGERGGAPVLSIEDAARHCSEFSKGREDWTPILLLVPLVLGLDKINPRYIPSLQATFTFPQSLGILGGKPGASTYIVGVQDENAFYLDPHEVQLVVNFSRDDVEANTSSYHLLCGTFLWN, encoded by the exons ATGAAGGTTTTTCGTGATAGGGGGGCTGTTTCTCCATCTAAAACTACTACAACTGACACCCCAAAGAGTTCTTTTATATCTGATTCTTCAGAGCCAGGGTCCACCGACACTAAGTTTTCCAAGCCTTCTTTGTGGTCAAGCTTCTTCGCATCTGCTTTCTCGGTCTTTGATATATATCGCGACTCATCTTCAACTAGTCACAACGAAGCACCTCATATTAGACACAGAAATGGTTGGACGTCATCTGTGAAGAAAATAGTGACAAGTGGCACAATGAGGAGAATCCAAGAGCGTGTATTAGGGACAAGCAAGACAGGGATATCTAACACGACTAGTGACATATGGCTTCTAGGAGCGTGCTACAAGATTTCACAAGATGACTCTTCTGGGAATGCAGATGCTACCAATGCTTTAGCTGCATTTCATCGTGATTTTTCATCACGAATTCTAATCACGTATAGAAAAG GTTTTGATATGATTGAAGATTCAAAACTTACAAGTGATGTAAACTGGGGTTGTATGCTCCGGAGTAGTCAGATGCTTGTTGCTCAG GCATTGCTTTTTCATCGATTAGggagatcttggagaaaaccaTTGGACAAG CCATTGGATCGAGATTATGTTGAGATCTTACATCTTTTTGGTGATTCGGAGGCATCGGCTTTCTCTATTCACAATCTTCTTCAAGCTGGAAAGGCTTATGGACTTGCAGCTGGATCATGGGTAGGCCCTTATGCCATGTGCCGCTCTTGGGAATCTCTAGCCCGCTCTAAGAGAGAGGAAACCAATCTTGAATACCAGACACTTCCAATGGCTGTTTATGTTGTTTCTGGTTGTGAAGATGGGGAGCGAGGGGGAGCTCCAGTTCTCAGCATTGAAGATGCTGCTAGACATTGTTCAGAGTTTTCTAAAGGTCGAGAAGATTGGACGCCTATTCTTCTACTGGTTCCTCTGGTTCTTGGGCTTGACAAAATAAATCCAAG GTATATTCCATCCCTGCAGGCAACATTCACCTTTCCCCAAAGCCTTGGAATTTTGGGTGGGAAACCTGGTGCTTCAACTTACATTGTTGGTGTGCAAGATGAGAATGCTTTTTATCTTGATCCACATGAAGTTCAGCTG GTGGTCAATTTTAGCAGAGATGATGTAGAGGCCAATACTTCATCTTACCACT TGTTGTGCGGCACATTCCTCTGGAATTGA
- the LOC118029103 gene encoding cysteine protease ATG4 isoform X1 — translation MKVFRDRGAVSPSKTTTTDTPKSSFISDSSEPGSTDTKFSKPSLWSSFFASAFSVFDIYRDSSSTSHNEAPHIRHRNGWTSSVKKIVTSGTMRRIQERVLGTSKTGISNTTSDIWLLGACYKISQDDSSGNADATNALAAFHRDFSSRILITYRKGFDMIEDSKLTSDVNWGCMLRSSQMLVAQALLFHRLGRSWRKPLDKPLDRDYVEILHLFGDSEASAFSIHNLLQAGKAYGLAAGSWVGPYAMCRSWESLARSKREETNLEYQTLPMAVYVVSGCEDGERGGAPVLSIEDAARHCSEFSKGREDWTPILLLVPLVLGLDKINPRYIPSLQATFTFPQSLGILGGKPGASTYIVGVQDENAFYLDPHEVQLVVNFSRDDVEANTSSYHCDVVRHIPLELIDPSLAIGFYCGDKDDFDDFCSLASKLADESNGAPLFTVANSYKSSKHDSSEVRDDDPHGVMTMNDAEEGCLNEDDWQLL, via the exons ATGAAGGTTTTTCGTGATAGGGGGGCTGTTTCTCCATCTAAAACTACTACAACTGACACCCCAAAGAGTTCTTTTATATCTGATTCTTCAGAGCCAGGGTCCACCGACACTAAGTTTTCCAAGCCTTCTTTGTGGTCAAGCTTCTTCGCATCTGCTTTCTCGGTCTTTGATATATATCGCGACTCATCTTCAACTAGTCACAACGAAGCACCTCATATTAGACACAGAAATGGTTGGACGTCATCTGTGAAGAAAATAGTGACAAGTGGCACAATGAGGAGAATCCAAGAGCGTGTATTAGGGACAAGCAAGACAGGGATATCTAACACGACTAGTGACATATGGCTTCTAGGAGCGTGCTACAAGATTTCACAAGATGACTCTTCTGGGAATGCAGATGCTACCAATGCTTTAGCTGCATTTCATCGTGATTTTTCATCACGAATTCTAATCACGTATAGAAAAG GTTTTGATATGATTGAAGATTCAAAACTTACAAGTGATGTAAACTGGGGTTGTATGCTCCGGAGTAGTCAGATGCTTGTTGCTCAG GCATTGCTTTTTCATCGATTAGggagatcttggagaaaaccaTTGGACAAG CCATTGGATCGAGATTATGTTGAGATCTTACATCTTTTTGGTGATTCGGAGGCATCGGCTTTCTCTATTCACAATCTTCTTCAAGCTGGAAAGGCTTATGGACTTGCAGCTGGATCATGGGTAGGCCCTTATGCCATGTGCCGCTCTTGGGAATCTCTAGCCCGCTCTAAGAGAGAGGAAACCAATCTTGAATACCAGACACTTCCAATGGCTGTTTATGTTGTTTCTGGTTGTGAAGATGGGGAGCGAGGGGGAGCTCCAGTTCTCAGCATTGAAGATGCTGCTAGACATTGTTCAGAGTTTTCTAAAGGTCGAGAAGATTGGACGCCTATTCTTCTACTGGTTCCTCTGGTTCTTGGGCTTGACAAAATAAATCCAAG GTATATTCCATCCCTGCAGGCAACATTCACCTTTCCCCAAAGCCTTGGAATTTTGGGTGGGAAACCTGGTGCTTCAACTTACATTGTTGGTGTGCAAGATGAGAATGCTTTTTATCTTGATCCACATGAAGTTCAGCTG GTGGTCAATTTTAGCAGAGATGATGTAGAGGCCAATACTTCATCTTACCACTGCGA TGTTGTGCGGCACATTCCTCTGGAATTGATTGATCCATCCTTGgcaattggattttattgtggAGACAAAG atgattttgatgatttctGTTCACTGGCATCCAAGCTGGCAGACGAATCAAATGGTGCTCCGTTGTTTACAGTGGCTAATTCCTATAAATCATCAAAGCATGATAGTAGTGAGGTCCGAGATGATGATCCCCATGGTGTAATGACTATGAATGATGCAGAGGAGGGCTGCTTAAACGAGGATGACTGGCAACTCCTTTAA
- the LOC118029098 gene encoding histone-lysine N-methyltransferase ASHH3 isoform X2 gives MLLEAMPAAKKDLDQRITLAFNKLLKDIGNQVEFELPDSFNKSKSTAYTLIKRNIYLTKKIKRRLEDDGIFCSCSASPGSSRVCDRDCHCGMLLSSCSSGCKCGSSCSNKPFQQRQVKKMKLVQTEKCGSGIVADEDIKQGEFVIEYVGEVIDDKTCEERLWKMKHCGETNFYLCEINRDMVIDATYKGNKSRYINHSCSPNTEMQKWIIDGETRIGIFATRDIRKGEHLTYDYQFVQFGADQDCHCGSSGCRKKLGVKPSKPKISSDAALKLVACQVAVSSPKLKAMMSGKDVYQNGDLHMGSSQRALSSLPTYSCNCIGEVVRLSCHTDKTYFGIIKRYDKYSRKHSIMFEDGTVKFLDMSKEDWDFVTS, from the exons ATGCTACTTGAAGCCATGCCTGCTGCGAAgaag GACCTTGATCAACGAATCACCCTTGCATTCAACAAGTTGTTGAAGGACATAGGAAATCAGGTTGAGTTTGAGCTTCCAGATTCATTTAATAAATCAAAGTCTACAGCCTACACCCTTATAAAGCGCA ATATATATCTCACTAAGAAGATTAAAAGGCGCCTTGAAGACGATGGCATATTCTGCTCCTGCAGTGCATCACCGGGTTCCTCTCGTGTGTGTGATAGAGATTGCCATTGCGG GATGCTGCTGTCTAGCTGCTCTTCAGGCTGCAAATGTGGGAGTTCATGCAGCAATAAACCATTCCAGCAACGGCaggtgaagaagatgaaattaGTGCAG ACGGAGAAATGTGGATCTGGGATTGTGGCAGATGAAGATATTAAACAAGGAGAGTTTGTAATAGAGTATGTTGGAGAAG TTATTGATGATAAGACATGTGAGGAAAGGCTTTGGAAAATGAAACACTGCGGGGAAACAAACTTTTACTTGTGTGAAATCAATCGCGATATGGTTATTGATGCCACATACAAGGGAAACAAGTCAAGATATATAAACCACAGTTGTTCTCCCAACACTGAGATGCAGAAATG gatAATTGATGGTGAGACTAGAATTGGCATATTTGCAACCCGTGACATAAGAAAGGGCGAGCATCTGACATATGATTATCA GTTTGTTCAATTTGGCGCAGATCAAGATTGCCATTGTGGTTCCTCAGGTTGCAGGAAAAAGCTAGGGGTTAAACCGAGCAAGCCTAAGATTTCTTCAGATGCTGCATTAAAACTAGTAGCATGCCAGGTGGCAGTATCCTCTCCCAAACTGAAAGCAATGATGTCTGGAAAAGAT GTTTATCAGAATGGAGATTTGCACATGG GGAGTTCGCAACGTGCTTTAAGTAGTCTACCAACATACTCCTGTAATTGCATTGGCGAAGTGGTTAGACTATCTTGCCACACTGATAAGAC ATATTTTGGGATTATTAAACGGTATGATAAGTATTCAAGAAAACACTCG ATCATGTTTGAAGATGGCACTGTTAAGTTTCTAGACATGTCAAAAGAAGATTGGGACTTTGTAACTTCGTGA
- the LOC118029104 gene encoding F-box/kelch-repeat protein SKIP20, which yields MEKTKTSIIKLQKAVEDDQKQLQQLIPGLPDEISMECLVRVPYQFHSNMKSVCHTWQHLISHPSFYQQRLKSGTSEHLVCLVQPLPPINDSTTATTTEYDDNPLDSNSGNNNKTTKNEDKQEQQQPIHSPPQYALSIYNATHNIWQRTSPTEGSGIPMFCQCLALPSSGKLLLLGGWDPTTLEPVPHVFIMDFIGTTGATCNWRRGASMSVPRSFFACAVIGSSKVCVAGGHDSLKNALRSAEIYDVETDQWKMLPDMIEERDECQGLTWEGDSKFWVVSGYGTESQGQFRSDAEFYDLYSGCWSKVDGVWPFSSASPRGTTTAVCVNRDKHQSLWFLGGDRQQQQQSREVVKVSDTIRLEIVDSIPLPNCITGTTPCVTTFDYVGQEGGNHKNKHRLFVMSGGGGRGSSTLACGECDGEGAFISDGYSNDGTIKWNHIHTPVEFSGFPYSASSLII from the coding sequence atggaaaaaacaaagaccAGTATTATCAAACTACAAAAAGCAGTGGAAGACGATCAAAAGCAGCTGCAGCAGCTGATTCCAGGCCTGCCAGATGAGATTTCTATGGAGTGCCTGGTGAGAGTCCCTTACCAATTCCATTCCAATATGAAATCAGTTTGCCACACCTGGCAACACTTGATTTCCCATCCTTCCTTTTATCAACAAAGGCTTAAATCTGGCACTTCTGAACATCTTGTTTGCCTTGTCCAACCTCTTCCCCCAATAAATGACTCCACCACCGCCACTACTACTGAATATGATGATAATCCCCTTGATAGCAACAGCGgcaacaacaataaaacaaccaaaaacGAAGACAAGCAAGAGCAGCAGCAGCCCATTCATAGCCCACCTCAGTATGCACTGAGCATTTATAATGCCACGCATAACATCTGGCAGAGGACAAGTCCTACAGAGGGATCGGGAATTCCTATGTTCTGCCAATGTTTAGCCCTTCCATCCTCTGGAAAACTTCTCCTCTTAGGGGGTTGGGATCCCACTACTCTGGAACCAGTCCCTCATGTATTCATTATGGATTTCATTGGAACTACCGGAGCTACCTGCAACTGGAGACGCGGAGCTTCAATGTCAGTTCCACGCTCTTTCTTCGCCTGTGCTGTCATTGGATCCTCCAAAGTGTGCGTGGCAGGAGGCCATGATAGTCTGAAGAATGCATTGCGATCTGCAGAAATCTACGACGTTGAGACAGATCAATGGAAAATGTTGCCTGATATGATTGAAGAGAGGGATGAGTGTCAGGGACTGACTTGGGAGGGGGATTCCAAGTTCTGGGTTGTGAGTGGATACGGCACAGAAAGCCAAGGGCAGTTCAGGTCTGATGCTGAGTTTTATGATCTCTATAGTGGGTGTTGGTCTAAGGTTGATGGGGTTTGGCCTTTCTCGAGTGCTAGCCCTAGAGGAACCACAACTGCAGTTTGTGTCAACCGGGACAAACACCAAAGCTTGTGGTTCTTGGGAGGTGACCGACAGCAACAGCAGCAAAGTAGAGAAGTAGTCAAGGTCAGTGACACCATTAGACTGGAAATAGTCGATTCAATTCCACTTCCAAATTGCATTACCGGAACAACCCCGTGTGTGACTACTTTCGATTATGTTGGCCAAGAAGGGGGGAATCATAAGAACAAGCATCGGTTGTTTGTAATGAGCGGCGGTGGTGGCAGGGGATCATCGACACTAGCTTGTGGCGAATGTGACGGGGAAGGGGCATTCATCTCCGATGGATATAGCAATGATGGCACCATCAAGTGGAACCACATCCACACTCCTGTGGAATTTTCTGGTTTTCCATACTCAGCTTCTTCTCTCATAATCTGA
- the LOC118029103 gene encoding cysteine protease ATG4 isoform X3, whose amino-acid sequence MRRIQERVLGTSKTGISNTTSDIWLLGACYKISQDDSSGNADATNALAAFHRDFSSRILITYRKGFDMIEDSKLTSDVNWGCMLRSSQMLVAQALLFHRLGRSWRKPLDKPLDRDYVEILHLFGDSEASAFSIHNLLQAGKAYGLAAGSWVGPYAMCRSWESLARSKREETNLEYQTLPMAVYVVSGCEDGERGGAPVLSIEDAARHCSEFSKGREDWTPILLLVPLVLGLDKINPRYIPSLQATFTFPQSLGILGGKPGASTYIVGVQDENAFYLDPHEVQLVVNFSRDDVEANTSSYHCDVVRHIPLELIDPSLAIGFYCGDKDDFDDFCSLASKLADESNGAPLFTVANSYKSSKHDSSEVRDDDPHGVMTMNDAEEGCLNEDDWQLL is encoded by the exons ATGAGGAGAATCCAAGAGCGTGTATTAGGGACAAGCAAGACAGGGATATCTAACACGACTAGTGACATATGGCTTCTAGGAGCGTGCTACAAGATTTCACAAGATGACTCTTCTGGGAATGCAGATGCTACCAATGCTTTAGCTGCATTTCATCGTGATTTTTCATCACGAATTCTAATCACGTATAGAAAAG GTTTTGATATGATTGAAGATTCAAAACTTACAAGTGATGTAAACTGGGGTTGTATGCTCCGGAGTAGTCAGATGCTTGTTGCTCAG GCATTGCTTTTTCATCGATTAGggagatcttggagaaaaccaTTGGACAAG CCATTGGATCGAGATTATGTTGAGATCTTACATCTTTTTGGTGATTCGGAGGCATCGGCTTTCTCTATTCACAATCTTCTTCAAGCTGGAAAGGCTTATGGACTTGCAGCTGGATCATGGGTAGGCCCTTATGCCATGTGCCGCTCTTGGGAATCTCTAGCCCGCTCTAAGAGAGAGGAAACCAATCTTGAATACCAGACACTTCCAATGGCTGTTTATGTTGTTTCTGGTTGTGAAGATGGGGAGCGAGGGGGAGCTCCAGTTCTCAGCATTGAAGATGCTGCTAGACATTGTTCAGAGTTTTCTAAAGGTCGAGAAGATTGGACGCCTATTCTTCTACTGGTTCCTCTGGTTCTTGGGCTTGACAAAATAAATCCAAG GTATATTCCATCCCTGCAGGCAACATTCACCTTTCCCCAAAGCCTTGGAATTTTGGGTGGGAAACCTGGTGCTTCAACTTACATTGTTGGTGTGCAAGATGAGAATGCTTTTTATCTTGATCCACATGAAGTTCAGCTG GTGGTCAATTTTAGCAGAGATGATGTAGAGGCCAATACTTCATCTTACCACTGCGA TGTTGTGCGGCACATTCCTCTGGAATTGATTGATCCATCCTTGgcaattggattttattgtggAGACAAAG atgattttgatgatttctGTTCACTGGCATCCAAGCTGGCAGACGAATCAAATGGTGCTCCGTTGTTTACAGTGGCTAATTCCTATAAATCATCAAAGCATGATAGTAGTGAGGTCCGAGATGATGATCCCCATGGTGTAATGACTATGAATGATGCAGAGGAGGGCTGCTTAAACGAGGATGACTGGCAACTCCTTTAA
- the LOC118029098 gene encoding histone-lysine N-methyltransferase ASHH3 isoform X1, whose amino-acid sequence MLLEAMPAAKKDLDQRITLAFNKLLKDIGNQVEFELPDSFNKSKSTAYTLIKRNIYLTKKIKRRLEDDGIFCSCSASPGSSRVCDRDCHCGMLLSSCSSGCKCGSSCSNKPFQQRQVKKMKLVQTEKCGSGIVADEDIKQGEFVIEYVGEVIDDKTCEERLWKMKHCGETNFYLCEINRDMVIDATYKGNKSRYINHSCSPNTEMQKWIIDGETRIGIFATRDIRKGEHLTYDYHRFVQFGADQDCHCGSSGCRKKLGVKPSKPKISSDAALKLVACQVAVSSPKLKAMMSGKDVYQNGDLHMGSSQRALSSLPTYSCNCIGEVVRLSCHTDKTYFGIIKRYDKYSRKHSIMFEDGTVKFLDMSKEDWDFVTS is encoded by the exons ATGCTACTTGAAGCCATGCCTGCTGCGAAgaag GACCTTGATCAACGAATCACCCTTGCATTCAACAAGTTGTTGAAGGACATAGGAAATCAGGTTGAGTTTGAGCTTCCAGATTCATTTAATAAATCAAAGTCTACAGCCTACACCCTTATAAAGCGCA ATATATATCTCACTAAGAAGATTAAAAGGCGCCTTGAAGACGATGGCATATTCTGCTCCTGCAGTGCATCACCGGGTTCCTCTCGTGTGTGTGATAGAGATTGCCATTGCGG GATGCTGCTGTCTAGCTGCTCTTCAGGCTGCAAATGTGGGAGTTCATGCAGCAATAAACCATTCCAGCAACGGCaggtgaagaagatgaaattaGTGCAG ACGGAGAAATGTGGATCTGGGATTGTGGCAGATGAAGATATTAAACAAGGAGAGTTTGTAATAGAGTATGTTGGAGAAG TTATTGATGATAAGACATGTGAGGAAAGGCTTTGGAAAATGAAACACTGCGGGGAAACAAACTTTTACTTGTGTGAAATCAATCGCGATATGGTTATTGATGCCACATACAAGGGAAACAAGTCAAGATATATAAACCACAGTTGTTCTCCCAACACTGAGATGCAGAAATG gatAATTGATGGTGAGACTAGAATTGGCATATTTGCAACCCGTGACATAAGAAAGGGCGAGCATCTGACATATGATTATCA CAGGTTTGTTCAATTTGGCGCAGATCAAGATTGCCATTGTGGTTCCTCAGGTTGCAGGAAAAAGCTAGGGGTTAAACCGAGCAAGCCTAAGATTTCTTCAGATGCTGCATTAAAACTAGTAGCATGCCAGGTGGCAGTATCCTCTCCCAAACTGAAAGCAATGATGTCTGGAAAAGAT GTTTATCAGAATGGAGATTTGCACATGG GGAGTTCGCAACGTGCTTTAAGTAGTCTACCAACATACTCCTGTAATTGCATTGGCGAAGTGGTTAGACTATCTTGCCACACTGATAAGAC ATATTTTGGGATTATTAAACGGTATGATAAGTATTCAAGAAAACACTCG ATCATGTTTGAAGATGGCACTGTTAAGTTTCTAGACATGTCAAAAGAAGATTGGGACTTTGTAACTTCGTGA